Proteins encoded in a region of the Methanobrevibacter millerae genome:
- a CDS encoding DNA polymerase domain-containing protein: MCKETKEQLELEAEIKSQAHEFLKYLNSTLPESMELEYEGFYRRGFFVTKKRYAVIEDGEIIAKGLELVRRDWAPIVKRTQEAVLMAILKEGDSQKAIDEVKKVLKRIRKGDVELKELIIHTQINKPLSEYKQVGPHVVAAQIIEDHGIKVTKGTIIQYIIKKGKGSISQRAVPYEYSEGIAYDKDYYINNQIIPAVGRIMEPLGYSKKDLQDLSVGEKQQSLDAFF; this comes from the coding sequence GTGTGCAAGGAAACGAAAGAACAACTGGAACTGGAAGCTGAAATCAAATCACAGGCTCATGAATTTTTAAAGTACCTCAATTCGACGTTGCCTGAAAGCATGGAGCTTGAATATGAAGGCTTTTACAGAAGAGGCTTTTTTGTAACCAAAAAGAGATATGCCGTTATCGAAGACGGCGAGATAATAGCCAAAGGCCTTGAACTGGTCAGAAGGGACTGGGCTCCAATCGTTAAAAGAACACAGGAAGCCGTGCTGATGGCAATCTTAAAAGAAGGGGATTCCCAGAAGGCCATCGATGAGGTTAAAAAGGTATTGAAAAGAATAAGAAAGGGTGACGTTGAACTTAAGGAGCTGATTATTCACACACAGATAAACAAGCCGTTAAGCGAATACAAGCAGGTTGGGCCTCACGTCGTGGCCGCACAGATTATAGAGGACCATGGAATCAAGGTTACCAAAGGAACCATCATCCAGTACATCATAAAAAAAGGAAAAGGTTCAATAAGCCAGAGGGCGGTTCCCTATGAATACAGCGAAGGCATTGCCTACGACAAGGACTACTACATTAACAACCAGATAATTCCCGCCGTCGGACGTATCATGGAGCCTTTGGGATACTCAAAAAAGGATTTGCAAGACCTGTCTGTCGGTGAAAAACAGCAAAGCCTTGACGCATTTTTCTAG
- a CDS encoding 30S ribosomal protein S8e: MAISQGKSTRSPSGARNVANRGKRKSELGRDPAETRVDEKKLRKIRTRGGNEKLRLATTNKINLTDVKTGKTQVTDILGVIENDANPNYVRRNIITKGAVVETPEGNAKVTSRPGQDGVVNGILI; encoded by the coding sequence ATGGCAATTTCTCAAGGAAAATCAACTAGAAGTCCATCAGGTGCAAGAAACGTTGCAAACCGTGGAAAAAGAAAATCAGAATTAGGAAGAGACCCAGCTGAAACTAGGGTAGATGAAAAGAAATTAAGAAAAATCCGTACTCGCGGTGGAAACGAAAAGCTCAGATTAGCAACCACCAACAAAATCAATTTAACCGATGTTAAAACCGGTAAAACCCAAGTTACCGATATTTTAGGAGTAATCGAAAACGACGCAAACCCTAACTACGTAAGAAGGAATATCATTACCAAAGGTGCTGTTGTAGAAACTCCTGAAGGTAATGCTAAAGTAACATCCAGACCTGGTCAGGATGGCGTTGTTAACGGAATTTTAATCTAA